One window of the Trifolium pratense cultivar HEN17-A07 linkage group LG2, ARS_RC_1.1, whole genome shotgun sequence genome contains the following:
- the LOC123906695 gene encoding serine/arginine-rich splicing factor RSZ22-like isoform X1, producing the protein MSRVYVGNLDSRVSERDLEDEFRVYGVIRSVWVARRPPGYAFIDFDDRRDAQDAIRELDGKNGWRVELSHNSRNGGSGGGGGGGGGRGRGGGGGGSDLKCYECGEPGHFARECRNRGGGGGRRRSRSPPRFRRSPSYGRRSYSPRGRSPRRRSVSPRGRSYSRSPPPYRGREEVPYANGNGIRDRRRSRS; encoded by the exons ATGTCTCGTGTGTATGTGGGTAATCTGGATTCTAGAGTTTCGGAGAGGGACCTTGAAGATGAATTCCGTGTTTATGGTGTTATTCGAAG TGTCTGGGTTGCTAGGAGACCACCTGGCTATGCTTTTATTGACTTTGATGACCGCAGAGATGCGCAGGATGCTATTCGCGAATTAGATG GTAAGAATGGCTGGAGGGTAGAGCTCTCTCACAATTCTAGAAATGGTGGTAGCGGTggaggtggaggaggaggaggcgGTCGTGGTCGCGGAGGTGGTGGCGGTGGTTCTGATTTGAAGTGTTATGAGTGTGGTGAACCTGGCCATTTTGCTCGTGAATGTCGCAAtcgtggtggtggtggaggaagaCGCCGTAGCCGTAGTCCACCTAGATTTCGAAGGAGTCCAAGTTATGGGCGAAG GAGTTACAGTCCTCGTGGGCGGTCACCCAGGCGCCGCAGTGTGTCACCTCGTGGACGCAGCTACAGCAGGTCACCACCTCCTTACCGTGGGCGCGAGGAGGTGCCATATGCTAATGG AAATGGCATTAGGGATCGACGCAGAAGCAGAAGTTAG
- the LOC123906695 gene encoding serine/arginine-rich splicing factor RSZ22-like isoform X2 — MRCVLLQLTCGPCECCLYICPSEQPVLRLVVVDQWFNNFCKYYGKNGWRVELSHNSRNGGSGGGGGGGGGRGRGGGGGGSDLKCYECGEPGHFARECRNRGGGGGRRRSRSPPRFRRSPSYGRRSYSPRGRSPRRRSVSPRGRSYSRSPPPYRGREEVPYANGNGIRDRRRSRS; from the exons ATGAGATGTGTGCTTCTGCAATTAACCTGTGGCCCATGTGAGTGCTGCCTGTATATATGTCCCTCTGAGCAACCTGTGCTCCGATTAGTTGTTGTCGATCAGTGGTTTAATAACTTCTGTAAATATTATG GTAAGAATGGCTGGAGGGTAGAGCTCTCTCACAATTCTAGAAATGGTGGTAGCGGTggaggtggaggaggaggaggcgGTCGTGGTCGCGGAGGTGGTGGCGGTGGTTCTGATTTGAAGTGTTATGAGTGTGGTGAACCTGGCCATTTTGCTCGTGAATGTCGCAAtcgtggtggtggtggaggaagaCGCCGTAGCCGTAGTCCACCTAGATTTCGAAGGAGTCCAAGTTATGGGCGAAG GAGTTACAGTCCTCGTGGGCGGTCACCCAGGCGCCGCAGTGTGTCACCTCGTGGACGCAGCTACAGCAGGTCACCACCTCCTTACCGTGGGCGCGAGGAGGTGCCATATGCTAATGG AAATGGCATTAGGGATCGACGCAGAAGCAGAAGTTAG
- the LOC123906697 gene encoding trifunctional UDP-glucose 4,6-dehydratase/UDP-4-keto-6-deoxy-D-glucose 3,5-epimerase/UDP-4-keto-L-rhamnose-reductase RHM2-like — translation MYEPKNILITGAAGFIASHVTTRLINRYPSYKIVALDKLDYCSSFKNLQSCTSSPKFKFIKGDICTADIVNHLLIEEEIDTIMHFAAQTHVDNSFGNSMEFTYNNIYGTHVLLEACRATNCVKRFIHVSTDEVYGETDLDTEIGNHETSQLLPTNPYSATKAGAEMLVMAYHRSYGLPIITSRGNNVYGPNQYPEKLVPKFILLAMKGEKLPIHGDGSNVRSYLHCGDVAEAFDVILHKGVIGQVYNIGTQKERSVLDVANEICKLFKLDPKGVIQFVQDRPFNDKRYFLDDQKLKKLGWEEKTAWTEGLKMTIDWYKNNPDWWGDVSTALNPHPRFSAINLSDEAQWSFQYGYSRLLRSFTDVGRRDSGLKFLIYGRTGWIGGLLGKLCDEERISWEYGRGRLQDRRSILEDIKRVMPTHVLNAAGVTGRPNVDWCESHKVETIRTNVVGTLTLADVCKESDIYVMNFATGCIFEYDKEHPLGSGIGFKEEDKPNFIGSFYSKTKAMVEELLKEYDNVCILRVRMPISSDLSNPRNFITKISRYNKVVNIPNSMTVLDELLPISIEMAKRNLKGIWNFTNPGVISHNEILELYRDYIDPSFKWQNFDLEEQAKVIVAQRSNNEMDGSKLKKEFPELLSIKDSVIKFVFEPNKKT, via the exons ATGTATGAACCAAAGAACATTCTGATAACTGGAGCTGCTGGCTTCATAGCTTCACATGTAACCACTAGGCTAATTAATAGGTATCCTAGCTACAAGATTGTAGCTCTTGATAAGCTAGATTATTGCTCAAGTTTCAAGAATCTACAATCATGCACATCATCACCAAAGTTCAAATTCATCAAGGGTGATATATGTACAGCTGATATTGTGAATCATCTATTAATAGAAGAGGAAATAGACACAATAATGCATTTTGCTGCACAAACTCATGTTGATAATTCATTCGGAAACTCGATGGAATTTACCTACAATAACATATATGGAACACATGTTCTTCTTGAAGCATGTAGGGCTACAAATTGTGTTAAAAGGTTCATTCATGTTAGTACTGATGAAGTTTATGGTGAAACTGATTTAGATACCGAAATCGGAAACCATGAAACATCTCAGCTTTTACCAACAAATCCTTATTCTGCTACAAAAGCAGGTGCTGAAATGTTGGTTATGGCTTATCATAGATCTTATGGTCTTCCAATTATAACCTCTAGAGGAAATAATGTTTATGGTCCTAACCAATATCCTGAAAAGCTTGTTCCTAAATTCATCTTACTTGCAATGAAAGGCGAAAAGTTGCCGATTCATGGCGATGGATCCAATGTGAGAAGCTATCTTCATTGTGGTGATGTTGCAGAAGCTTTTGATGTTATACTTCATAAAGGAGTAATAGGTCAAGTTTATAATATTGGTACTCAAAAAGAAAGAAGTGTGTTAGATGTAGCTAATGAAATTTGCAAACTTTTTAAATTGGATCCTAAAGGAGTGATTCAGTTTGTTCAAGATAGGCCTTTCAATGATAAGAGATATTTTTTGGATGATCAAAAGCTTAAGAAGCTTGGTTGGGAGGAGAAAACAGCTTGGACAGAAGGACTTAAGATGACAATTgattggtacaaaaataatcCGGACTGGTGGGGAGATGTATCGACCGCTTTGAACCCTCATCCGCGTTTTTCGGCGATCAATCTCTCCGATGAAGCTCAATGGTCTTTCCAATATGGATACTCGAGGCTTTTGAGGTCGTTTACCGATGTCGGCCGGAGGGATTCGGGATTGAAGTTTTTGATATATGGTAGGACAGGTTGGATTGGTGGGTTGTTAGGGAAACTTTGTGATGAGGAGAGAATTTCTTGGGAGTATGGGAGAGGAAGATTACAAGATAGGAGATCAATTTTGGAGGATATAAAGAGGGTTATGCCGACACATGTTTTGAATGCAGCTGGTGTTACTGGAAGGCCTAATGTTGATTGGTGTGAATCACATAAAGTTGAAACAATAAGGACTAATGTAGTAGGAACACTAACTTTGGCTGATGTTTGCAAAGAAAGTGATATATATGTAATGAATTTTGCAACTGGTTGCATTTTTGAGTATGATAAAGAACATCCTCTAGGATCAGGCATTGGATTCAAGGAAGAGGATAAGCCAAATTTCATTGGTTCCTTTTATTCAAAGACAAAGGCCATG GTGGAGGAGCTCCTAAAAGAATATGATAATGTTTGCATATTGAGAGTTAGAATGCCAATATCATCAGATTTAAGCAATCCAAGAAACTTCATAACAAAGATCAGTCGTTACAACAAAGTGGTAAACATACCTAATAGCATGACAGTGCTAGATGAACTCTTACCAATATCAATTGAGATGGCTAAGAGAAACTTAAAAGGTATATGGAATTTCACAAATCCAGGAGTTATAAGTCACAATGAGATATTAGAATTGTATAGGGATTACATAGATCCTTCATTTAAATGGCAGAATTTTGATTTGGAGGAACAAGCTAAGGTAATTGTTGCACAAAGGAGCAACAATGAAATGGATGGTTCTAAGCTCAAAAAAGAGTTTCCTGAATTATTGTCTATCAAAGATTCTGTCATCAAGTTTGTGTTTGAGCCTAACAAGAAAACTTGA